A part of Actinoallomurus bryophytorum genomic DNA contains:
- a CDS encoding ribonuclease domain-containing protein — protein sequence MSISRRRLGLRSLVLVPALATAGLLAPAAAHSTAAPLATGTICHSKLPPQADDTLRLIDQGGPFPYSQDGQVFQNREGVLPSEPNGYYHEYTVKTPGSSTRGARRIVTARSGTDYYTSDHYVTFNAINFGC from the coding sequence ATGAGCATCTCCCGCAGGAGACTCGGTCTCCGTTCGCTTGTCCTCGTCCCCGCCCTGGCGACGGCGGGCCTGCTGGCCCCGGCCGCCGCCCATTCGACGGCGGCGCCGCTCGCCACCGGAACCATCTGCCACTCGAAGCTGCCGCCACAGGCCGACGACACCCTCAGGCTCATCGACCAGGGCGGTCCGTTCCCCTACTCACAAGACGGCCAGGTCTTCCAGAACCGCGAGGGCGTGCTGCCCAGCGAACCGAACGGCTACTACCACGAGTACACGGTCAAGACCCCGGGCTCATCGACCCGCGGAGCCCGCCGCATCGTCACCGCCCGTAGTGGCACGGATTACTACACCTCGGACCACTACGTGACGTTCAACGCCATCAATTTCGGCTGCTGA